The Hypanus sabinus isolate sHypSab1 chromosome 1, sHypSab1.hap1, whole genome shotgun sequence genome contains a region encoding:
- the LOC132381121 gene encoding general transcription factor II-I repeat domain-containing protein 2-like, which translates to MENSKKRKVTEENRTFNDTWTDSFAFTVDETGLPVCLICNEKLANNKKSNVAKHFQNKHAAFAQKYPDGDERKKAISELMRKVDLSKNHFQKWMKSGKSTTYASYIAAQEIVRHGKQFTDGEYIKESFIKISEHLFTDFKNKSEIVQKIRDMPLSAKTVKDRTIKMAEDITRQQIKDINSAVAYSIACDESKDKGDIEQIALFCRYVNSAGPQEELIELIPLKDQTRGEDICEAVLNCLRAKGIKTTHLVSVATDGAPNMTGTHKGFVALLQKSLDRKLLTFHCILHQEALCAQTFPPECTEVMDVVIQIVNKIMAKSLNHRQFRLLLDELESAYSDLLLHNKVRWLSKGEVLKRFVACLEEVKTFLGSKGLTFPELEQPEWLEKLHFMVDMTAHLNTLNTALQGKGRTALHMLEDVLAFERKLTVLARDLQKGTLSHFPNLREFKQGHDMIISEYLHSAIIAMQTSFGKRFCEFREEKNTLSFPVTPLSIDPSLLNTTALAGVSQPDLEMELADIADKDIWVSKFRRLTADLEDVARQKAVLAQNHKWSDIENLPKPDKLVFETWNAMPDIYVNMKKYALGVLSIFGSTYVCEQVFSNMNFIKNKHRARLTDDSLRSCVKMKVTSYSPDVQTLCAEVQDQKSH; encoded by the coding sequence atggagaattctaaaaaaagaaaagtgactgaagaaaacagaacgtttaatgatacgtggacagattcatttgctttcactgttgacgagactggtttaccggtatgcttaatatgcaatgagaaactagcaaacaacaaaaagtcaaatgtcgcaaagcatttccagaataaacacgcagcctttgctcaaaaatatccggatggagatgagagaaaaaaagccatttcggaactgatgcggaaggttgatctgagcaaaaatcatttccagaaatggatgaagtctggaaaatcaacgacatacgccagttatattgccgctcaggaaatagtcaggcacgggaagcagtttacagatggtgaatatataaaagaatctttcattaagatttcagaacatctattcacggactttaaaaacaagagtgaaattgtgcagaaaatcagggatatgcccctctctgcaaagactgtcaaagacagaaccataaaaatggcagaagacatcacaagacagcaaattaaagacatcaattcagctgtggcctactcgattgcctgtgacgagtctaaagacaaaggtgatattgaacaaatagcgttgttctgccggtatgtaaactctgccgggccacaggaagaactgattgagttgatacctctaaaagaccaaacacggggggaggacatctgtgaggctgtcttgaattgtttaagagccaaaggaataaagaccacccatctggtgtcagtagctactgatggggcaccgaatatgacgggaacgcacaagggatttgtggctttactgcagaagtcgctggacagaaagctgctgacttttcactgcatcttgcaccaagaggcactgtgcgctcaaacatttcctccggaatgcacagaagtaatggatgttgtcattcagattgtcaataaaataatggcaaaaagtttaaatcaccgtcaattccgtttgttactggacgagctggaaagcgcatattctgatctcctgctgcacaacaaagtccggtggctgtccaaaggggaggtgctgaaacgctttgtcgcgtgtctggaagaagtgaaaactttcctgggcagcaaagggctcacctttcctgagctggaacagccagagtggctggaaaagctacacttcatggtagacatgacagcgcacctgaacacgctgaacacagctcttcaggggaaaggacgtacagccctacacatgttggaggatgttttggcattcgagcgcaagttgacagtgcttgccagagatttacagaaaggcactttgtctcacttccccaatttgagagagttcaaacaaggtcacgacatgataatttcggagtatttacattctgcaatcatcgcaatgcaaacatcgtttgggaaacgcttctgtgagttcagagaggaaaaaaacacattatccttcccggtcactcccttaagcatcgatccttccctactgaatacgactgcattggcaggtgtgagtcaacctgatcttgagatggaactggccgacatagccgacaaagacatatgggtgtccaagtttagacgcttgacagcagaccttgaagatgttgcccgtcagaaggccgttcttgctcagaatcacaaatggagtgatattgaaaaccttccaaaaccggacaaacttgtgttcgaaacatggaatgctatgcccgacatttatgtaaacatgaaaaagtatgcgcttggagtcctgtcgatctttggatccacatatgtatgtgagcaggtgttctccaacatgaactttattaaaaacaaacatcgcgcacgcctcacagatgacagcttgcgatcctgtgtaaagatgaaggtgacatcatacagccctgatgtgcagacgctgtgcgctgaggtccaggaccagaaatcccattaa